DNA from Coturnix japonica isolate 7356 chromosome 4 unlocalized genomic scaffold, Coturnix japonica 2.1 chr4random350, whole genome shotgun sequence:
tgcagggggggggggggcgagcGGATGAGCCCCCCTTATGAGACCCCCATCGAGTCAAGCCCCATTGAAGGGCACACAACGGCAGGGCAGGGTACCCGGGGGGGNNNNNNNNNNNNNNNNNNNNNNNNNNNNNNNNNNNNNNNNNNNNNNNNNNNNNNNNNNNNNNNNNNNNNNNNNNNNNNNNNNNNNNNNNNNNNNNNNNNNNNNNNNNNNNNNNNNNNNNNNNNNNNNNNNNNNNNNNNNNNNNNNNNNNNNNNNNNNNNNNNNNNNNNNNNNNNNNNNNNNNNNNNNNNNNNNNNNNNNNNNNNNNNNNNNNNNNNNNNNNNNNNNNNNNNNNNNNNNNNNNNNNNNNNNNNNNNNNNNNNNNNNNNNNNNNNNNNNNNNNNNNNNNNNNNNNNNNNNNNNNNNNNNNNNNNNNNNNNNNNNNNNNNNNNNNNNNNNNNNNNNCCTTCGGTACCTgccccgctcccggccccgcggcTCCGCACGGCTCCGCACCGCGCACGGAAAGGCGGCGAtccccgcccgccccccgcATTCctccggcggcggcggcggcggctccggtTACAGAGGGCGGCACCGCACCGCGGGGCGGGGAAGGGGTgcgggatggggggggtgggagcgGCCCCTGGCGGcgggatggggaaggggagccGGGATCGTGCGGGACCGTGCGGGTCCACGAGGGACGGAACGGCACGGAACGGCACGGGGctgcacggcacagcacggcacagcacggcacggcccTACATAGCAGGACACGGCTCCATTTAGCACGGCACGGCCCTACGCAGCACGGCACGGCTCTATATAGCACGGCACAGACCCACACAGCtctacacagcacagcacggcgGAACAGAGCACGGCACGGGCGCACATGGCACGGCACGGCCCCGCACGGctccatacagccccatacagccccatacagcacagcacggccccatacagccccatacagccccatacagcacagcacggccccatacagccccatacagcacagcacagccccatacagccccatacagccccatacagcacagcacagccccatacagccccatacagccccatacagcacagcacggcCCCGCACAGCGCGGTTCAGCCCAGTTTAACACATCCCGGCTCCGTACGGGACAGCATCGCACCGGATCGCGGCTCAGTCCGAGCGCTCCgggctgagctcagcccaaCTCAGCTCGCGTTAAAGCGGCGCATCCCGGCTCGGTTCTCCCGCAGGGCCCGGCGCGCGGTGCCGCCTCGGGGCCGGGAGGCGCCGTGGGATCCGCTGCTCCCGCCCCGCCCGGCAGCGCCCCGCGGTACCGGCGGGACGGGAGGGACCGCCCGGACGGGACGGGGCGGGTGGGAGCGGCGGCGCCGTCGCCCTTCCCCGGCGGCGACCCCGACCCGGTCCCGCCGCTCCCAGCGCCGCGGGGCTCCCGGACACGCGCGGTTCCGCCGGTACCTGCGGGGCGCGGAGCGACTCCGCTGCGGCACCGAACCCCGGGAGACGGCGGCGGGGCCGCGTTGGGAGCGGGAGGACATCGAGCCGGGACCGAGCCGAGATCCGACAGAGCGGctgtggggggaggaggggacgGTACCGGGCGGGTCCTGGCACGGGGCGGGCACGGAGCCACCGGGACCCGCGGACAAAGGGCGActgagggctgcagctgcaccGGGACGGGGGGAACGGGGGGAAACGGGGGGCGGGAGTGGGAGCGCGCGTGGGCGCACCCGCGTGTGTCGGTGCGCGGCAGCACGTGCCCGTGTCCGTGTCCGTGTCCGTGTCCGTGTCCGTGTCCGTGTCCGTGTCGGTGTCCGTGTCCGTTCgccttcagctgcagctccgCGGGAACCGGCCCCGACCCGCCACGAGGAGCCGCCGCGCGTGGACGAGGCCGAGCGCGGAACGCGGCCCCGCGGGTCACGGTTTCCCACCCGGACGGCGCCGTCCGACGGACTCTGCCCGCTTCCAAGATGGCGGCATTGGCCTCCTCCCCGCCCACTCGCCCGCACCGGATGTTTGCGACTGGGCGGGCGGAAGTAGGTCCGTCCGGAAACCGTTCCCCCGCGGCGCCGGTTCGGGCTGTGGCGGCGGGTGGGCCGGGCCCATGAGCAAAGCGTGGAGACGGGGCAGGATGGAGGGCGGGGAGCACGGTGAGGACGGGACCGGGATGAGGGGCCGAGGGGCGGCGGGGTCAGGGCTCCGGGCCGCTCCGGGCTCCCGGTTCTGGGCCTCACGGCGGCTCCGGTCCTTGTGGCGGCTCCCGCAGGTGACGAGGACGATGCGGTCGGTCACGGCGCTCACAAGAAGAAGCACAAGAAGCACAAGAAGAAGCacaagaagaagcagcagcacgaGGCGGCCCCGCAGCACAACGCGAGGAAACCGCAGCTGAAGCTCAAGATCAAACTGGGGGGGCAGGTCCTGGGCACCAAGAGGTGAGGACGGATATAcagcccccccaaccccccacctcccaccccccgACCCCCATCTCTCGTCCTCGGCGGGGTCCCTTGAAGGCCGCCCCCCCCCGTGTCCCCGGGTCGGTGCCGCTGTTGGGACCCGCCCGGCTCCAGCCCCGACCTCCGTGTCCCCCCGCAGCGTCCCCACCTTCACCGTGGTCCCTGAAGCCCAGAGTTCCCCCTCCCCGCTGATGGTGGTGGATGAGGAGGATGAGCCCGGTGAGGGGGTCCCCATCGAGCAGTACCGGGCCTGGCTGGGTAAGtgctggggggggtggggggtgggggctgggaggggtTGCGCTGGGGGCCTGGGGCTGTTACCTGCCCGTCCTGCGGGCTCTGTGGGTGCCCCCACACCGAGCTCTGAGCCTTATTGAGAGGGATTCCTGCGCCAATGGGCAGCgtgggctgcagggtgctgtggggctgacaTGGCGCCGGGATGGCACAGATGGGTGACTGCTCTGTCCTTGTCTGCCCGGCTCAGACGAGGACAGCAACCTGGACCCCTCCCCACTGCCCGACCTGGACTCTGAGAGCTGCTTCCCCGCCcgcgaggaggaggaggaggaggagcgtTGGCTGGACGCGCTGGAGAAGGGCGAGTTGGACGATAACGGGGAGCTCAAGAAGGAGGTGGATGAATCGCTGCTGACGGCGCGGCAGGTGAACGGCGGGACCGGGACGGGGGGGGACGGGAGGAGACGGGGCCGGGAGCCGCCGCTTTATGTGCCCTGTGTCCGCAGAGGGCGCTCCTGCACAAGCAGCGGAGCCAACcgctgctggagctgcccaTGGGCTACAAGGCCAAGGAGCTGACCGAGGAGATGCTGGTGAAGCGCGAGGAGCGGGCGCGGAAACGGCGGCTGCAGGCGGCCAAAAAGGCGGAGGAGAACAAGAAGCTGACGATCGAGCGGCTCACCAGGACCAACAAGGCCAAAGTGAAGGCGCTGCGGGAGCGTCGCGCCCGGCCGCCCCCCTGCGCCGTGGTTCAGTACCGGAACAACGCGCAGCTCATCACCGTGTCCTTCCCCGCCGGCTCCGCGCTGCCGCTGCTGCCCAGCTCCGCCCCCCCGGTGCCGCCGGTGCAGCTGTGCGGGGTGAGCGGCTGCACCAACCGGCGCCGGTACCGCTGCTCCAGCACCGGGACAGCGCTGTGCAGCATGGCCTGCTACAAACGgaacctgcagctgcaggaggccGCAGCCTAGAGCGGGACCGGAACGACGGGGCTGTACAACGGGACTCTATAACGGGGCCGGGACTGTTTAACGGGACTCTATAGCGGGGCCATAAGGACGGGACTATAAGAGCAGGGCCGGGACTGTATAACGGGACTCTAAGCGGTGCCGGGGCGGTATAACGGGGCCGTTCCGGCacggagccccccccccccccccccccccccccccccgttcccGCCGCTGTTCTCGTCCCGGGACTCAGCGCCGCACGCGGGGAGAGGGGCGGGGCTTCACGGCAGCGTCCCATTGGCTACAAGCTGCGTCCGGGCCAGAACAGCGCTCTGATTGGTCGGCACCGCCGTCAATCTTCACGCGACTC
Protein-coding regions in this window:
- the INO80B gene encoding INO80 complex subunit B isoform X2, giving the protein MSKAWRRGRMEGGEHGDEDDAVGHGAHKKKHKKHKKKHKKKQQHEAAPQHNARKPQLKLKIKLGGQVLGTKSVPTFTVVPEAQSSPSPLMVVDEEDEPGEGVPIEQYRAWLDEDSNLDPSPLPDLDSESCFPAREEEEEEERWLDALEKGELDDNGELKKEVDESLLTARQRALLHKQRSQPLLELPMGYKAKELTEEMLVKREERARKRRLQAAKKAEENKKLTIERLTRTNKAKVKALRERRARPPPCAVVQYRNNAQLITVSFPAGSALPLLPSSAPPVPPVQLCGVSGCTNRRRYRCSSTGTALCSMACYKRNLQLQEAAA
- the INO80B gene encoding INO80 complex subunit B isoform X1; translation: MAALASSPPTRPHRMFATGRAEVGDEDDAVGHGAHKKKHKKHKKKHKKKQQHEAAPQHNARKPQLKLKIKLGGQVLGTKSVPTFTVVPEAQSSPSPLMVVDEEDEPGEGVPIEQYRAWLDEDSNLDPSPLPDLDSESCFPAREEEEEEERWLDALEKGELDDNGELKKEVDESLLTARQRALLHKQRSQPLLELPMGYKAKELTEEMLVKREERARKRRLQAAKKAEENKKLTIERLTRTNKAKVKALRERRARPPPCAVVQYRNNAQLITVSFPAGSALPLLPSSAPPVPPVQLCGVSGCTNRRRYRCSSTGTALCSMACYKRNLQLQEAAA